TCGAAAAGTACCTGAGCTGGGTCTCACAAGAGAAACTCCACCTCAATTACGGAACCCTCCTCGGCCTGGGGGCCCTCCGGGGCGTGATTCAAAAAGATCCGCAGCAAATCAGCCCTCCTGCCTTGAAAACCCTGCAGGGTTTAGTGCAAAAGGGATTGGCCGGGGGGGCGCTGGGAATTTCCCTGGATTTCAACTCCCTCCCCGATGCTTTCTGGACCTGGGAGGAAATCGAAAAAGTCCTGGAAAACCTCGCGCCTTCCCCCATTCTGGTTTTAGGTCTCCCCGAAGAGGTCTTTTTTGACGAAAATGATTGCCTGCAGGCCCTGCAGCAAGTTTTTCAGGAGGCCAGGAAAGCTTCATTTCAACCCTACCTGAGGCACTTTCGTTTGCCAAAAAGTGTTTCCCCGGCCCTCGCCGCGCGCATTGAGGAGGAGTTCAGGCTTGCAACTGCCGGTGGGGTTGAGGTCAAAGGGGATCTTAACCCGTTTGGTTTCACAGGAAACCCGCGCTACCGGTTGGGTAGGGTTGCCGGGCGTTTTGATCCGCAGACCCTTGTTTTTGCCGAAGTACCGGAGACATATAAAGAACTGCTGGGGAAAAGCCTGGCCGGGGTAGCTCAGGAACAGGGGTTACCGGTTGGGGACCTGGCGAATCAACTCAAGGGAGAACACCTCCTGGTGGAGTTGAATGAAGCAGGGGGTGAAAGAGCTTTTGCCTCCCTTTCATTCTTGTGCTGGCAGGCGTTTTACGCAGAGCAGGGTCCCGGCAATGATTCGGGGGTAGAACCCCGCCCGTATCTAAATCTTTTGCAGGAGGACGAAGGCCCCCTGGGTTCCTGGCCGTTGGAAGAAAAAGTCCGGCGCTTAACCTTTTTACCTGCACGTTTTTTTGGTTTAGAGGGGCGGGGATTGATCGCGCCGGGTTATTTTGGAGATCTTCTGGTTGTTAAAAGCTCCGGAGAGGGAGAGAGTGTGCTGGAATACGTCTTTGTTAACGGGAAGCCTGTTCTGAAAAACGGGTGCCTTACGAAAATCAGGCCGGGAATTGCCCTGCGAAGTTAGCGAGAAATTTTATGATTATGTATGTTAGAATAGGAATTGGAAAAAGGGAGGAGAGCTTTTATTTTTCCCCAGGTAGACGGACTGGTTTCGGAGTTAAAAGAACTGAATAACTATTTAAAGAAGCGGAAGCAGGTACAGGGGAGCTACGAGGCCCGGCGGCGGGAAGCGCGGCAAAAGGGGTTGTTTTTTCCTCTCCGCCGCCTTGGCAGAGATGAAATCGAGGATTTTTTTAGAGGTTTCCCCCTGGTCGGGGTTGACGGCTCCCTGAATACCGTTGGCGCCTCTTTTCCGTATACGGTGACTTTTTTCCGGGCACTCGCGCGGTCCAGCAGGGTGGGTGCCGGGGGGGAGCAGATCTGGGTATACCAAATTTTTTCTCCCCTTTTGCCGGAGCATCGGGCAAAGGTGGAAGAAAAGTTGAAGCTGAGGCTTGATCCCGAAGAAGCAGTGGCGCGGCTCCGCTGGGAAACTCTGGCCGCCCTGGAGGCGGAAGTAGGAAAACGGGCGCTGGAAAAGGAACACCCCCGCCTGCTTTTGTGGGATGGAGGCTTTGCCCGTTTAGAGACCCATGCACCTTCAATCTGGAACGATGTAAAGTCCCGCGCCTTGGGCGAGGGTGTCGTGATGCTGGGAATTACCGAGGAAATCGCAACCAGTGTCTTGGGAGGCGCCCTGCCTGTCCCGGGAGAATACGGTGTCGGAGAGTTGGCTGCCGACCGGGAAATTTTGTACGGTTTACTGCGTCCTGGCGAAGGCTTTCAACGAAAAAAAGAAGACCGGGAAAAAGTCGGACGGGTCTACGTGCGTCTTGCCCGGCACCCTCAGGTTATTGCTGTTGACTATTTCCCCGAACAGAGCGAAGACCTTCTTCCGGCCCTGAACTTTCTTTATACCATTACGCCGGAACACGGGAGGGGCTTTCCCTTTTGGCTCGATCTTGTAGACGCCGAGGTCCGCATCACGAGGGAGCAGGTGGAAGTTCTTTTAGCTAATTATTTAGATCCTGCCCTGGCCGAGG
Above is a window of Bacillota bacterium DNA encoding:
- a CDS encoding DNA double-strand break repair nuclease NurA, encoding MEKGRRAFIFPQVDGLVSELKELNNYLKKRKQVQGSYEARRREARQKGLFFPLRRLGRDEIEDFFRGFPLVGVDGSLNTVGASFPYTVTFFRALARSSRVGAGGEQIWVYQIFSPLLPEHRAKVEEKLKLRLDPEEAVARLRWETLAALEAEVGKRALEKEHPRLLLWDGGFARLETHAPSIWNDVKSRALGEGVVMLGITEEIATSVLGGALPVPGEYGVGELAADREILYGLLRPGEGFQRKKEDREKVGRVYVRLARHPQVIAVDYFPEQSEDLLPALNFLYTITPEHGRGFPFWLDLVDAEVRITREQVEVLLANYLDPALAEVYFRPLRARRDL